The following proteins come from a genomic window of Parambassis ranga chromosome 4, fParRan2.1, whole genome shotgun sequence:
- the LOC114434761 gene encoding potassium voltage-gated channel subfamily F member 1-like, with amino-acid sequence MWGIQRTRYADCNGSEASEETEIVVNIGGVKQVLYGDVLNRYPDTRLAELVDCSLKSSEEISSLCDDYDPDTGEFYFDRDPEAFKCIIELYYYGEIHMKRGICPICFMKEMEFWKIGSDFLDDCCKYHLKEVQDELAEIAEKVKTILVDREGDPSAGGWQRFQMCLWRLMEKPDSSLPAHIIAIVSFIFILVSSVVMCVGTIPELQVEDSEGNLTEHPTLEVIETVCIGWFTIEYLLRLISSPNKIKFVLAFMNVVDFMAIMPFFVVLILTSFGAGMMELANVQQAVQALRIMRIARIFKLARHSSGLQTLTSALKSSFKELGLLLMYMGVGVFLFSALGYTMEQNHPDTLFTSIPQSFWWAVITMTTVGYGDVYPKTTLGRCNAAISFLCGVIAIALPIHPIINNFVLFYNKQQVLETAAKHEIELMALRTGDGELQKAAPGPHKHVCGAAAWDNAMRSCHSDTYIPLLKDPRGGAGIQTPSMDTSFESTAEATEYFIS; translated from the coding sequence ATGTGGGGGATCCAGAGGACGCGCTATGCAGACTGCAACGGATCTGAAGCCAGCGAGGAGACAGAGATTGTGGTGAACATTGGCGGAGTGAAACAGGTGTTATACGGGGACGTGTTGAATCGCTACCCGGACACTCGGCTGGCAGAGCTGGTGGACTGCTCACTTAAATCTTCTGAAGAAATATCTTCACTGTGTGACGATTACGACCCTGACACTGGGGAATTTTATTTCGACAGAGACCCTGAAGCCTTTAAGTGCATCATTGAATTGTATTATTATGGGGAGATTCATATGAAACGAGGCATCTGTCCGATTTGCTTCATGAAGGAGATGGAGTTCTGGAAAATTGGCTCGGATTTTCTGGATGATTGTTGTAAATACCACCTGAAGGAGGTGCAGGATGAACTTGCAGAGATTGCAGAGAAAGTGAAAACTATCCTGGTGGACCGAGAAGGAGATCCGTCCGCAGGAGGCTGGCAGCGCTTCCAGATGTGCCTCTGGAGGTTGATGGAGAAGCCGgactcctctctgcctgctcaCATTATCGCTATAGTTtctttcatcttcatcctcgtcTCCTCCGTGGTGATGTGCGTCGGGACCATCCCCGAGCTGCAGGTGGAAGACTCAGAAGGTAACCTCACAGAGCACCCAACTCTAGAGGTCATCGAGACAGTGTGCATCGGCTGGTTCACTATCGAATACCTCCTACGCCTGATCTCATccccaaataaaataaaattcgtCCTGGCTTTCATGAACGTAGTCGACTTCATGGCGATCATGCCCTTCTTCGTGGTGCTGATTCTGACCTCCTTCGGCGCGGGGATGATGGAGCTGGCCAATGTGCAGCAGGCGGTGCAGGCTTTACGCATAATGCGCATTGCGCGCATTTTCAAGCTGGCACGCCATTCCTCTGGACTCCAGACCCTCACATCTGCCCTGAAGAGTAGCTTCAAAGAACTTGGACTGCTCCTTATGTACATGGGCGTAGGGGTCTTCCTTTTCTCCGCCCTGGGCTACACCATGGAGCAAAACCACCCGGACACGCTGTTCACAAGCATCCCACAGTCGTTCTGGTGGGCTGTAATCACCATGACCACTGTGGGGTATGGAGATGTTTACCCCAAGACTACTTTGGGTCGATGTAACGCAGCCATCAGCTTTCTGTGCGGGGTCATTGCCATAGCCCTGCCTATACACCCCATCATAAACAATTTTGTCCTCTTCTACAACAAGCAACAGGTACTGGAGACTGCGGCCAAGCATGAGATTGAACTGATGGCTTTGCGCACAGGCGACGGGGAGCTGCAGAAAGCAGCACCCGGTCCCCATAAACACGTTTGCGGCGCAGCGGCTTGGGACAACGCTATGCGCTCCTGCCACAGCGACACATACATTCCTTTACTGAAGGATCCCAGAGGAGGCGCGGGCATCCAGACCCCGAGCATGGACACAAGCTTTGAAAGCACAGCCGAGGCCACTGAATATTTCATATCATGA